A part of Streptomyces sp. NBC_01210 genomic DNA contains:
- a CDS encoding M4 family metallopeptidase: MRKPSSRTQRPGITRGTGLAALLGAAGLLLTAIPAQAVTPPAAAPPGDVLPGARTATPSLVDGIREAADAKASPADAARGHLAAKESRYRIADARRDLTPLQTVKHGAEETVRLQQKHHGIPVFGGEYVVRMESKGGKRVVTGTSGKYFTGLKTGTRASVSEDTAVRRAVSATAARLGGKTLSKADAVHRKGAKSAKAAALSGTAGGLVVIPRGEGVLAYHVTVRGTNPSTGEPVLQQVYIDAGAGFPVLQFSGIKTLTAPKAAASSAAAKAAPKAGAAAADADPAAGVKGTGVKLDGAKVGLDVQLDTTANQYVMIDSSRMTATTKNTLTTWDARGRDVSEVSGVWPGGLKEFADPAADFGKGATESGAVDAHWAAGKVYDYYRNNHARDSLDGRGMTINSLVGVTEFGSPYVNAFWDGQKMVYGSGDDEYKPLSADLDVVGHEMTHGVVENTANLVYAGQSGAMNEALADYFGNAIDTAASGISMDDPDSGLIGEDLCRTAKPRACAFRNLNDGASTSKNFLGITFGTDNGGVHLNSTIFSGALWDLRQDVGGELADRIVYKALSEYMTPLDGFTDGRNAVLAAAKDLGVSAQQLNAAKRSFNAHGIVPGWEDALGVDSDQLLGKVNTAGTGAQAGGGWWTVSQSNDDGSEPYSVYAGRTDGKGAPKLMSPNDGRYHVYPATDGKTVVWAAYGATSLDILSRPIAGGPIKKLYTSSSDISGLRVENGVVVFETLGFFERHVQYLRPGDRQPTTVDGGGFEILTALPAIKNGKLAYAKLYPTSAGYKLGVEVYDLKTGKATLTEQLGEPEVLGQTGINSSYVFSLVDENLADEGQMSVRRSDLDGTGTVDISPERKPGALISSDLTSSEDAVTVNGALPGTALRNESLPKLWQLTTDGSRRERVSCNRGEQISPAAVSGRQVVWIDGTTGWTDLVTRDRPAGLCG; encoded by the coding sequence GTGCGCAAGCCCAGTTCACGCACGCAGAGACCGGGCATTACCAGGGGGACCGGTCTCGCCGCACTGCTCGGAGCGGCAGGATTGCTGCTCACCGCGATACCGGCCCAGGCGGTAACCCCGCCGGCCGCCGCACCGCCCGGCGACGTTCTGCCGGGCGCCCGAACCGCCACTCCGTCGCTCGTCGACGGCATCCGGGAGGCAGCTGACGCCAAGGCGAGCCCGGCCGACGCGGCCCGCGGCCATCTCGCCGCCAAGGAGAGCCGCTACAGGATCGCCGACGCCCGGCGCGATCTCACGCCGCTGCAGACCGTCAAGCACGGCGCGGAAGAGACCGTACGGCTTCAGCAGAAGCACCACGGCATCCCGGTGTTCGGCGGAGAGTACGTCGTACGGATGGAGTCCAAGGGCGGCAAGCGCGTCGTCACCGGCACCTCCGGCAAGTACTTCACCGGCCTGAAGACCGGCACCAGGGCGAGCGTCAGCGAGGACACGGCGGTACGCCGCGCGGTCTCGGCCACCGCCGCCCGCCTCGGCGGCAAGACGCTGAGCAAGGCCGACGCCGTACACCGCAAGGGGGCCAAGTCCGCGAAGGCTGCCGCACTCAGCGGCACCGCGGGCGGCCTCGTGGTGATCCCGCGCGGCGAAGGTGTGCTCGCGTACCACGTGACCGTACGCGGCACGAACCCCTCCACCGGCGAACCGGTGCTGCAGCAGGTCTACATCGACGCCGGCGCCGGCTTCCCGGTGCTCCAGTTCAGCGGCATCAAGACCCTCACCGCGCCGAAGGCGGCGGCGTCCTCCGCGGCCGCCAAGGCCGCTCCGAAAGCAGGAGCGGCGGCTGCCGACGCCGACCCGGCCGCCGGCGTCAAGGGCACCGGCGTCAAGCTGGACGGCGCCAAGGTCGGCCTCGACGTCCAACTCGACACCACCGCCAACCAGTACGTGATGATCGACTCGTCGCGTATGACGGCCACCACCAAGAACACCCTCACCACCTGGGACGCGCGCGGCCGCGACGTCTCCGAGGTGTCGGGCGTCTGGCCCGGCGGGCTGAAGGAATTCGCCGACCCGGCGGCGGACTTCGGCAAGGGGGCCACCGAGTCGGGCGCGGTCGACGCGCACTGGGCGGCCGGCAAGGTCTACGACTACTACCGGAACAACCACGCCCGCGACAGCCTTGACGGCCGCGGCATGACGATCAACTCCCTGGTCGGTGTGACCGAGTTCGGCTCGCCGTACGTCAACGCCTTCTGGGACGGCCAGAAGATGGTCTACGGCAGCGGGGACGACGAGTACAAGCCGCTCTCCGCCGACCTCGACGTGGTGGGCCACGAGATGACCCACGGTGTCGTCGAGAACACCGCCAACCTGGTCTACGCAGGCCAGTCGGGAGCGATGAACGAAGCGCTCGCCGACTACTTCGGCAACGCCATCGACACCGCCGCTTCCGGTATCTCCATGGACGACCCGGACTCCGGCCTGATCGGCGAGGACCTCTGCCGTACGGCGAAGCCGCGCGCCTGCGCCTTCCGCAACCTCAACGACGGCGCGAGCACCTCGAAGAACTTCCTCGGCATCACCTTCGGCACCGACAACGGCGGCGTGCACCTCAACTCCACCATCTTCTCCGGCGCGCTGTGGGACCTGCGCCAGGACGTGGGCGGGGAGCTCGCCGACCGGATCGTCTACAAGGCGCTGTCCGAGTACATGACGCCGCTCGACGGCTTCACCGACGGGCGCAACGCCGTGCTCGCCGCGGCCAAGGACCTCGGCGTCAGCGCGCAGCAGCTCAACGCCGCGAAGCGCTCCTTCAACGCCCACGGCATCGTGCCGGGCTGGGAGGACGCGCTCGGTGTCGACTCCGACCAGCTGCTCGGCAAGGTCAACACCGCCGGCACCGGAGCCCAGGCCGGCGGCGGCTGGTGGACCGTCTCACAGTCGAACGACGACGGCTCGGAGCCGTACTCCGTCTATGCCGGCCGTACGGACGGCAAGGGCGCGCCGAAGCTGATGAGCCCCAACGACGGCCGCTACCACGTCTATCCGGCGACCGACGGAAAGACGGTCGTCTGGGCGGCGTACGGCGCGACCAGCCTCGACATCCTCTCCCGTCCGATCGCGGGCGGCCCGATCAAGAAGCTGTACACCTCGTCCAGCGACATCAGCGGTCTGCGGGTCGAGAACGGCGTGGTCGTCTTCGAGACACTCGGGTTCTTCGAGCGGCATGTCCAGTATCTGCGCCCCGGTGACCGTCAGCCCACCACTGTGGACGGCGGCGGCTTCGAGATCCTCACCGCCCTTCCCGCGATCAAGAACGGGAAGCTCGCGTACGCCAAGCTCTATCCGACCAGCGCGGGGTACAAGCTCGGCGTCGAGGTCTACGACCTGAAGACCGGCAAGGCAACGCTCACCGAGCAGCTCGGTGAGCCGGAGGTACTCGGCCAGACCGGCATCAACTCGTCCTACGTCTTCTCGCTGGTGGACGAGAACCTTGCCGACGAGGGCCAGATGTCGGTCCGCCGCTCGGACCTGGACGGCACCGGCACGGTGGACATCAGCCCCGAGCGCAAGCCGGGCGCACTGATCTCCTCCGACCTCACGTCCTCCGAGGACGCGGTCACCGTGAACGGCGCGCTGCCGGGCACGGCACTCCGCAACGAGTCGCTGCCGAAGCTGTGGCAGCTGACCACGGACGGCTCGCGCCGGGAGCGGGTCTCCTGCAACCGTGGCGAGCAGATCTCACCGGCCGCGGTCTCCGGCCGGCAGGTGGTCTGGATCGACGGCACGACGGGCTGGACCGACCTGGTCACCCGCGACCGGCCGGCGGGTCTGTGCGGCTGA
- a CDS encoding pentapeptide repeat-containing protein, protein MDTVPGQSEDRALQADCESCFGLCCAALPFTASADFAVDKDAGTPCRNLRTDFRCGIHTRLRQSGFSGCTVYDCFGAGQKVSQVTFGGKDWRQAPETAQEMFAVFPVVRQLHELLWYLTEALTLRPARSLHGEIRRLLGETERLTELGPDALGKLDVAAHRQDVNVLLLRTSELVRAEVGRAGRKKKDRRGADLMGARLRGADLRGASLRGAYLIAADLTGADLRLADLIGADLRDADLAGADLTGSFFLTQPQLNAAKGDAATRLPPALTRPAHWS, encoded by the coding sequence ATGGACACCGTGCCCGGACAGAGTGAGGACCGCGCCCTGCAGGCCGACTGCGAGAGCTGCTTCGGGCTGTGCTGTGCCGCGCTGCCCTTCACCGCGTCGGCCGATTTCGCGGTCGACAAGGACGCCGGAACGCCGTGCCGCAATCTGCGGACGGACTTCCGCTGCGGCATCCACACCCGGCTGCGGCAGAGCGGCTTCTCCGGCTGCACCGTGTACGACTGTTTCGGCGCCGGACAGAAGGTCTCCCAGGTCACCTTCGGCGGCAAGGACTGGCGGCAGGCACCGGAGACCGCGCAGGAGATGTTCGCGGTGTTCCCGGTCGTACGGCAGCTCCATGAGCTGCTCTGGTATCTGACCGAGGCGCTGACGCTGCGGCCGGCCCGCTCGCTGCACGGCGAGATCCGCCGGCTGCTCGGCGAGACCGAACGCCTCACCGAGCTCGGTCCCGATGCCCTCGGGAAGCTGGATGTGGCGGCGCACCGGCAGGACGTCAATGTGCTGCTGCTCCGCACGAGCGAGCTGGTCCGGGCCGAAGTCGGTCGGGCCGGACGCAAGAAGAAGGACCGCAGGGGTGCCGACCTGATGGGAGCGAGGCTGCGGGGCGCGGACCTCAGGGGCGCCAGTCTGCGGGGCGCGTATCTCATCGCCGCCGATCTCACGGGTGCCGATCTGCGACTGGCCGATCTCATCGGGGCCGACCTGAGGGACGCGGATCTCGCGGGTGCGGATCTGACGGGGAGCTTCTTTCTCACCCAGCCGCAGCTCAACGCGGCGAAAGGCGACGCGGCGACGAGGCTCCCGCCCGCGCTGACCCGCCCCGCGCACTGGTCGTGA
- a CDS encoding lysozyme has protein sequence MPVHRSGTTGRSRLATAAGTLLAVLTLLITLPGAAGATDTPPRGSAHLGTGVVAHDGQGGAPRDNRAAQTEGVDVSSHQGNVNWAALWNSGVKWAYVKATEGTYYKNPYFAQQYGGSYNIGMIRGAYHFATPDTATGTAQADYFVNNGGGWSRDGKTLPGALDIEWNPYGAACFGKTQSGMVTWIRDFLNRYRARTGRDAVIYTATSWWTQCTGNYSGFGATNPLWIARYNTTPGTLPAGWIYQTMWQYTSSGPIVGDHNRFNGAYDRVVALANG, from the coding sequence ATGCCCGTGCACAGATCCGGAACGACCGGCCGCTCACGCCTCGCGACAGCCGCCGGCACTCTCCTCGCAGTCCTCACCCTCCTCATCACGCTCCCCGGAGCGGCCGGCGCCACGGACACTCCCCCGCGCGGTTCGGCCCACCTGGGTACGGGCGTCGTCGCCCACGACGGTCAGGGCGGCGCCCCGCGCGACAACCGCGCCGCCCAGACCGAAGGCGTGGACGTCTCCAGCCACCAGGGCAACGTCAATTGGGCGGCGCTGTGGAACAGCGGTGTGAAATGGGCCTACGTGAAGGCCACCGAGGGCACGTACTACAAGAACCCGTACTTCGCGCAGCAGTACGGCGGCTCGTACAACATCGGCATGATCCGCGGGGCGTACCACTTCGCCACCCCCGACACGGCGACCGGCACCGCACAGGCCGACTACTTCGTGAACAACGGCGGCGGCTGGTCCCGCGACGGCAAGACCCTCCCCGGCGCGCTGGACATCGAGTGGAACCCGTACGGCGCCGCCTGCTTCGGCAAGACCCAGTCCGGCATGGTCACCTGGATCCGCGACTTCCTGAACCGCTACCGGGCACGCACCGGGCGCGACGCGGTCATCTACACCGCCACCAGCTGGTGGACCCAGTGCACGGGCAACTACAGCGGCTTCGGTGCGACCAACCCGCTGTGGATCGCGCGCTACAACACCACACCGGGCACACTCCCGGCCGGCTGGATCTACCAAACGATGTGGCAGTACACCTCGTCAGGACCGATCGTCGGCGACCACAACAGGTTCAACGGCGCGTACGACCGCGTCGTGGCGCTCGCCAACGGCTGA
- a CDS encoding MarR family winged helix-turn-helix transcriptional regulator, giving the protein MHESGTGSEADPKGESGVDHVFLALERELAVFLRRARASSGEMAREVHPELEPAAYGLFVRLEEVGQQRATALAGYFGVGKATMSRQLRALEELGLVTREPDPADGRASLVRLTDEGLARFRRVRDARRDSYVNKLAGWDRGEIAELARLLHQLNARAES; this is encoded by the coding sequence GTGCACGAAAGCGGTACGGGGAGTGAAGCGGACCCCAAGGGTGAGAGTGGTGTGGACCACGTATTCCTCGCCCTGGAACGGGAGTTGGCCGTCTTTCTGCGCCGGGCCCGGGCGTCCTCGGGCGAAATGGCGCGCGAGGTCCACCCCGAGCTGGAGCCCGCCGCCTACGGCTTGTTCGTACGTCTGGAAGAGGTCGGGCAGCAGCGCGCCACCGCGCTCGCCGGATACTTCGGCGTCGGCAAGGCGACCATGAGCCGCCAGCTGCGCGCCCTCGAGGAGCTCGGTCTGGTGACCCGCGAACCCGATCCGGCCGACGGACGGGCCTCACTCGTCCGGCTCACCGACGAGGGCCTGGCCCGCTTCCGCCGGGTGCGTGACGCGCGCCGCGACAGCTATGTGAACAAACTGGCCGGCTGGGACCGCGGCGAGATCGCGGAGCTGGCCCGGCTGCTGCACCAGCTGAACGCGCGGGCGGAGAGCTGA
- a CDS encoding nitrate- and nitrite sensing domain-containing protein translates to MQKKRPRGKGGRPSETPGIPPALATQVPQGIQPPQEASNGPAARGRAVRVRSRLVAGVAAVSLVVIAAGTPGILATSAELTESQRLVTLAGLNRQAVTLAHSLADERDEVTAYIAAGRDDQKGDKKDRREISGSRSARVDRQIDEIRGSVPGDHAELRRDLASVPSVRRTALTGKGTAMEAHRAYSAVIANLQALSDELAEKTPPRAADRTRAPAALSLAVEQASATRGLLLAALSVPRQRSTQSIDPVTGLPVQDEGQDDGAADRTRNALSAAAQQSRVRELAALADFDQAAGKDARDKLAATVTGPEVKTAELYLARLTDQPELSTGDRKSNREKLETSLTARIEQMRGVESSLAADRTEGFAQLRDDDVTALELRIALLGGLLIVAIGVSAAVARTLTRPLAVLRIGAARLAAAPEVEEQVRFTGRNDEFAQVVRSLNTLHGKLRDLGVRVERLDNDRVDLIGTRDALAAELAAGRAELQERTAEITADLERLRHTVHHTFVNLSLRTLGLVERQLGVIEKLEEREQDPERLATLFKLDHLATVMRRHSENLLVLAGTEHGHAHAGPVPLVDVLRAAVSEIERYERVVIQSLPPHAQVAGFAADDLSHLIAELLENATSFSPPDAQVELSGWLLESGEVMLSVQDTGIGMTSGRITELNARLEDPEAYETHAGSDGEGLGLRVAALLAARHGVRVQLREQKQGGITAVVVLSQSLLPAGPPAAESHTVTVAGAAPTQHLPGSVAEANSNALPGSPRRVDPLVLAAEQAIRAAEPDTHERTADGDPETTGTGVDEATFEMRLPEPEPEPVAQADPQPAPESAVGPEPVREPAVGPEPVREPAVGPEPVPGPAVGPEPVPEPAVGPESVPEPAARPEPDAQPEPEAEKPAGGPKWERVTDKGLPKRTPKVVKPATGAPTERTGSVDAEALRRRLGGFHQGAKDGRRDVEAELAEQTAADTRTTTEEAGDTVEEARS, encoded by the coding sequence GTGCAGAAGAAGCGGCCTCGGGGCAAAGGCGGCAGGCCCTCCGAAACCCCGGGAATCCCCCCGGCCCTGGCCACTCAGGTTCCTCAGGGCATCCAGCCTCCGCAGGAGGCCTCGAACGGCCCTGCCGCGCGCGGGCGGGCCGTGCGTGTACGCAGCCGGCTCGTCGCCGGTGTCGCCGCCGTCAGCCTTGTCGTCATCGCCGCAGGCACCCCCGGCATCCTCGCCACCTCCGCCGAACTGACCGAGTCGCAGCGACTGGTCACCCTCGCCGGGCTCAACCGCCAGGCCGTCACCCTCGCCCACTCACTCGCCGACGAGCGCGACGAGGTCACGGCGTACATCGCGGCGGGCCGCGACGACCAGAAGGGCGACAAGAAGGACCGGCGCGAGATCTCCGGAAGCCGCAGCGCCCGCGTCGACCGGCAGATCGACGAGATCCGCGGCAGCGTCCCCGGCGACCACGCCGAGCTGCGCCGCGACCTCGCCTCCGTCCCCTCCGTCCGCCGTACCGCCCTCACCGGCAAGGGCACGGCGATGGAGGCCCACCGCGCCTACTCCGCCGTCATAGCGAACCTCCAGGCCCTCTCCGACGAGCTCGCCGAGAAGACCCCGCCGCGCGCCGCCGACCGCACCCGCGCGCCCGCCGCCCTCAGCCTCGCCGTGGAGCAGGCCTCCGCCACCCGCGGGCTGCTGCTCGCCGCGCTCTCCGTGCCCCGGCAGCGGAGCACCCAGAGCATCGACCCGGTCACCGGCCTCCCCGTCCAGGACGAGGGCCAGGACGACGGGGCCGCCGACCGTACGCGCAACGCACTCAGTGCCGCCGCCCAGCAGTCCCGGGTGCGGGAACTCGCCGCGCTCGCCGACTTCGACCAGGCCGCGGGCAAGGACGCCCGCGACAAGCTGGCCGCCACCGTCACCGGACCCGAGGTCAAGACCGCCGAGCTCTATCTCGCCCGCCTCACCGACCAGCCCGAGCTCTCCACCGGCGACCGCAAGTCCAACCGCGAGAAGCTCGAGACCTCACTCACCGCCCGTATCGAGCAGATGCGGGGCGTCGAGTCCTCCCTCGCCGCCGACCGGACCGAGGGCTTCGCGCAGCTGCGCGACGACGATGTCACCGCGCTGGAGCTGCGGATCGCGCTGCTCGGCGGACTGCTGATCGTCGCCATCGGCGTGTCCGCCGCCGTCGCCCGTACGCTCACCCGCCCGCTCGCCGTCCTGCGGATCGGCGCGGCCCGGCTCGCCGCCGCCCCCGAGGTGGAGGAGCAGGTCCGCTTCACCGGCCGCAATGACGAGTTCGCTCAGGTCGTACGGTCCCTCAACACCCTGCACGGCAAGCTGCGGGACCTCGGCGTACGGGTCGAGCGGCTGGACAACGACCGCGTCGACCTGATCGGCACCCGCGACGCGCTCGCCGCCGAACTGGCCGCCGGACGCGCCGAACTCCAGGAGCGCACCGCCGAGATCACCGCCGACCTCGAGCGGCTGCGGCACACCGTCCACCACACCTTCGTCAACCTCTCGCTGCGCACGCTCGGCCTCGTCGAACGGCAGCTCGGCGTCATCGAGAAGCTGGAGGAGCGCGAGCAGGACCCGGAGCGGCTCGCCACCCTCTTCAAGCTCGACCACCTGGCCACCGTCATGCGCCGCCACAGCGAGAACCTGCTGGTCCTCGCGGGCACCGAGCACGGGCATGCGCACGCGGGACCCGTCCCGCTCGTGGACGTACTGCGCGCCGCCGTCAGTGAGATCGAGCGGTACGAGCGGGTCGTCATCCAGTCCCTGCCGCCGCACGCCCAGGTCGCCGGGTTCGCCGCGGACGACCTCAGCCATCTGATCGCCGAACTCCTCGAGAACGCCACCTCCTTCTCGCCGCCGGACGCCCAGGTCGAGCTGTCGGGCTGGCTGCTGGAGAGCGGCGAGGTGATGCTCTCCGTACAGGACACCGGCATAGGGATGACCAGCGGGCGCATCACCGAGCTGAACGCGCGGCTGGAGGACCCCGAGGCGTACGAGACGCATGCGGGCAGCGACGGCGAGGGCCTCGGACTGCGGGTGGCGGCGCTGCTCGCCGCCCGCCACGGCGTACGGGTCCAGCTGCGCGAGCAGAAGCAGGGCGGGATCACCGCGGTCGTCGTGCTGTCGCAGTCGCTGCTTCCGGCCGGACCGCCGGCCGCCGAGTCGCACACCGTGACGGTGGCGGGCGCGGCGCCCACGCAGCATCTGCCCGGATCGGTGGCGGAGGCCAACTCCAATGCGCTGCCCGGCAGCCCGCGGCGGGTCGACCCGCTGGTGCTGGCGGCCGAGCAGGCGATCCGCGCGGCGGAGCCGGACACGCACGAGCGGACGGCGGACGGCGACCCGGAGACCACCGGCACCGGGGTCGACGAGGCGACGTTCGAGATGCGTCTGCCGGAGCCCGAGCCGGAGCCGGTGGCCCAGGCGGACCCGCAGCCCGCCCCCGAGTCCGCGGTCGGACCCGAGCCTGTTCGCGAGCCGGCGGTCGGACCCGAGCCTGTTCGCGAGCCGGCGGTCGGACCCGAGCCTGTTCCCGGGCCGGCGGTCGGACCCGAGCCTGTTCCCGAGCCGGCGGTCGGACCCGAGTCCGTCCCGGAGCCGGCGGCCCGACCCGAGCCCGACGCACAGCCGGAACCCGAGGCCGAGAAGCCGGCAGGCGGTCCCAAGTGGGAGCGCGTCACCGACAAGGGCCTGCCCAAGCGCACCCCGAAGGTCGTCAAGCCCGCCACCGGCGCACCGACGGAGCGCACCGGCAGCGTCGACGCCGAAGCCCTGCGGCGCCGACTCGGCGGTTTCCACCAGGGCGCGAAAGACGGCCGCCGCGATGTCGAGGCGGAGCTCGCGGAACAGACCGCGGCCGATACACGGACAACAACAGAAGAAGCGGGGGACACAGTCGAGGAGGCACGCAGTTGA
- a CDS encoding roadblock/LC7 domain-containing protein, which produces MTATGTFGLSSEARNLHWLLSNFVEEVPGARSVAVVSSDGLLLLSSDPAQNAVPAARSRPEGPRGSSADLATIVSGIGSLTIGAAKLMDGGGVKQTMVAMDEGSVFVMSISDGSLLGVHTAPDCDMSVVAYHMALFVGRAGHVLTPELRSELRKSMESAQ; this is translated from the coding sequence TTGACTGCGACCGGCACATTCGGCCTGAGCAGCGAAGCCCGCAATCTGCACTGGTTGTTGAGCAATTTCGTGGAGGAGGTACCAGGAGCCCGCTCGGTCGCTGTTGTCTCGTCCGACGGGCTGCTGCTGCTCTCCTCCGACCCCGCCCAGAACGCCGTCCCGGCCGCCAGGAGCCGCCCGGAAGGCCCCAGAGGCTCCAGCGCGGACCTCGCCACGATCGTCTCCGGCATCGGCAGCCTCACCATCGGTGCCGCCAAGCTGATGGACGGCGGCGGCGTCAAGCAGACGATGGTCGCGATGGACGAAGGCAGCGTCTTCGTCATGTCGATCAGTGACGGCTCCCTGCTCGGCGTGCACACCGCTCCTGACTGCGACATGAGTGTCGTCGCCTACCACATGGCCCTCTTCGTCGGCCGTGCCGGACATGTCCTCACCCCCGAACTCCGCAGCGAACTGCGCAAATCAATGGAGAGCGCCCAGTGA
- a CDS encoding DUF742 domain-containing protein, producing the protein MTPPKLPVRGDGRRPARVRPYSLTGGRTRFGHVLLVETFVAALEAPAERKELPNGDLSSRVMPELRAIVELCRRMRTVAEISALLKMPLGVVRVLLSDLADQGKIRVYGTGHGAGQPDRALLERVLSGLRRL; encoded by the coding sequence GTGACGCCCCCCAAACTGCCGGTGCGCGGCGACGGCCGACGCCCGGCCCGGGTCCGCCCCTACTCCCTCACCGGCGGCCGCACCCGCTTCGGCCATGTGCTGCTCGTCGAGACCTTCGTGGCCGCGCTCGAAGCACCGGCCGAGCGCAAGGAGCTGCCGAACGGCGACCTCTCCTCGCGGGTGATGCCCGAACTGCGGGCCATCGTCGAGCTGTGCCGCCGTATGCGTACCGTCGCCGAGATATCGGCGCTGCTGAAGATGCCGCTGGGCGTTGTCCGGGTGCTGCTCAGCGACCTGGCCGACCAGGGAAAGATCCGTGTGTACGGGACCGGGCACGGCGCCGGCCAGCCCGACCGCGCGCTGCTCGAAAGGGTGCTGAGTGGACTCCGCCGCCTCTGA
- a CDS encoding GTP-binding protein — translation MDSAASDTLLARPRPQPEEELQAWQLDRTRAPIATKIVVAGGFGVGKTTFVGAVSEITPLQTEALMTQASEETDDLTETPDKLTTTVAMDFGRITLDDDLVLYVFGTPGQQRFWFMWDDLVRGAIGAIVLADTRRLPDCFPALDYFESSGLPYIVAVNHFEGTEVFEAEDVREALTVPPHVPVVIMDARHRITVIESLLALVAHALEATPE, via the coding sequence GTGGACTCCGCCGCCTCTGACACGCTCCTCGCCCGGCCCCGCCCGCAGCCCGAAGAGGAGCTGCAGGCATGGCAGTTGGACCGCACCCGGGCCCCCATCGCCACCAAGATCGTGGTCGCGGGCGGCTTCGGCGTCGGCAAGACGACCTTTGTCGGAGCGGTCTCCGAGATCACGCCGCTGCAGACCGAGGCGTTGATGACGCAGGCGAGCGAGGAGACCGACGATCTCACCGAGACGCCGGACAAGCTCACCACGACCGTCGCCATGGACTTCGGCCGGATCACGCTCGACGACGATCTGGTGCTGTATGTCTTCGGGACGCCCGGCCAGCAGCGCTTCTGGTTCATGTGGGACGACCTGGTGCGCGGCGCGATCGGCGCGATCGTGCTGGCCGACACCCGCAGGCTGCCGGACTGCTTCCCGGCGCTCGACTACTTCGAGAGCTCCGGGCTGCCGTACATCGTCGCCGTCAATCACTTCGAGGGTACGGAGGTGTTCGAGGCCGAGGACGTGCGCGAGGCCCTGACCGTCCCGCCCCATGTGCCCGTTGTGATCATGGACGCGCGCCATCGGATCACGGTGATCGAATCGCTGCTCGCGCTGGTCGCCCACGCTCTCGAAGCCACCCCCGAATAG
- a CDS encoding styrene monooxygenase/indole monooxygenase family protein, giving the protein MRKILIVGAGQSGLQLALGLQSQGYEVTLMSNRTADEIRSGRVMSTQCMFDTALQHERDLGINFWESQAPRIEGLGVSVAAPDASRPIDWVGKLEGYAQSVDQRVKMAGWMETFAQRGGQLVIHGAAVSDLDFFSRTYDLVMVSAGKGELVSMFGRDASRSPYDAPQRALAVSYVHGLGPRPEHPEYDAVRCNLVPGVGELFVMPTFTTTGRADILFWEGIPGGPLDVFQGVKDPAEHLSLTLELMEKFTPWEYARATKVELTDAGGTLAGRYAPTVRNPIGRLPGGGLVLGVADVVVANDPITGQGSNSASKCAAAYLSSITEHGERPFDEAWMQSTFDRYWDTAQHVTKWTNAMLGVPPEHVLNLIGAAGQLQPVADRFANGFNDPADFENFFYDPEKTAAYLASVAGA; this is encoded by the coding sequence ATGCGGAAGATACTCATAGTCGGAGCCGGTCAGTCCGGTCTCCAGCTCGCCCTCGGACTCCAGTCGCAGGGCTACGAGGTCACCCTGATGTCCAACCGCACCGCGGACGAGATCCGGTCCGGCCGGGTCATGTCCACGCAGTGCATGTTCGACACGGCGCTGCAGCACGAGCGCGATCTCGGCATCAACTTCTGGGAGTCCCAGGCCCCGCGCATCGAGGGCCTCGGCGTCTCTGTCGCCGCCCCCGACGCCTCCCGGCCCATCGACTGGGTCGGCAAGCTGGAGGGTTACGCCCAGTCGGTCGACCAGCGCGTGAAGATGGCCGGCTGGATGGAGACCTTCGCCCAGCGCGGCGGGCAGCTCGTCATCCACGGCGCGGCAGTCTCCGACCTGGACTTCTTCTCCCGTACGTACGACCTGGTGATGGTCTCGGCCGGCAAGGGCGAACTGGTCTCGATGTTCGGCCGGGACGCCTCCCGCTCGCCGTACGACGCCCCGCAGCGCGCGCTGGCCGTCTCCTACGTCCACGGCCTGGGCCCGCGCCCCGAGCACCCCGAGTACGACGCGGTCCGCTGCAACCTCGTGCCGGGCGTCGGTGAGCTCTTCGTGATGCCGACCTTCACCACCACCGGCCGCGCGGACATCCTCTTCTGGGAGGGCATCCCGGGCGGCCCGCTCGATGTCTTCCAGGGCGTCAAGGATCCGGCGGAGCACCTCTCGCTGACCCTCGAGCTCATGGAGAAGTTCACGCCCTGGGAGTACGCGCGCGCCACCAAGGTCGAGCTGACCGACGCGGGCGGCACTCTCGCGGGCCGGTACGCGCCCACCGTCCGCAACCCGATCGGCCGCCTCCCCGGCGGCGGACTGGTCCTCGGCGTCGCCGATGTGGTCGTCGCCAACGACCCGATCACCGGACAGGGCTCCAACTCGGCGTCCAAGTGCGCGGCCGCCTACCTCTCCTCGATCACCGAGCATGGCGAGCGGCCGTTCGACGAGGCGTGGATGCAGTCCACCTTCGACCGCTACTGGGACACCGCGCAGCACGTCACCAAGTGGACGAACGCGATGCTCGGCGTGCCGCCCGAGCATGTCCTCAACCTGATCGGTGCCGCGGGCCAGCTCCAGCCGGTCGCCGACCGTTTCGCGAACGGCTTCAACGACCCGGCGGACTTCGAGAACTTCTTCTACGACCCGGAGAAGACAGCCGCTTACCTGGCCTCGGTCGCCGGGGCCTGA